One genomic window of Conger conger chromosome 9, fConCon1.1, whole genome shotgun sequence includes the following:
- the dennd3a gene encoding DENN domain-containing protein 3 isoform X2: protein MAENLPAGLLEACVVIGADSDKLKQVYQEREFPVVDAEVLQVHAPPFVVKEAAGAAPGPNTISRVQRRRSFIKRKRERHRGPPGEEDDVKNGEGDTNNISVPTDIDLVALPQLCFPGGLQISNDSREDCFHFLVFTDVFGNQTHGVVVQYYRPVQFSKDSTLQQNGDWPSSKSPRLYSPFGICVISKYPYYNALRDCLSCLLVQLRTCRTMDFEEQVKEFASRLALVPIPPPGQLHVAFGLRPLQIVLPSREDKDSPAVDLDLHLPFLCFKPRQLLQIVTCIMTEQRVVFFSSDWALLTLMAECFMLYIRPLLWQHPYVPILSSQMLDFLMAPTAFLMGCHLHNFEAATEMEDLVLINIDDGTVSYSGSDDDNIPEMPLEATECFIKRREGLRVHYDLEVCRLGASTDLNELRSQRRQWQEKLNREIQAIMLELIVNIFREVHDHLNYEHRVFNSEEFLRSREPKDQQFYKQVLDTHIFHSFLKDRLNRKMDSFTRMELTTRSEAQRMKLSNDSPRRPTMQEMARKHSLPEHRMSKRLGPSLPSLGPENLLGPPYTQATLQKLILESGSLKVSRTIKTFKLPEFPPPLAYQYVQNYYAELIGLLGKAIASVPPENSTLLARYYYLRGFMNTVGGKPVDALADFQTLCKTDMDIFPGELVKELANALSQREREQAERQPEIRRLLSKVKKEQDGERGRRDDGVKKFQLPTTHMRLEDFVKRVQESGIVRDIGTINRLFEALTVGQLKQVDPEVFRLFYTFWKETEAEAQDVHLPASVIQHLDTNECVYKLSCSIKTSQGVGKIAMTQKRLFLLTEGRLGYVEITKFRDLEEVKISSAPFLLLRIPSLKIKCQLKKEMFEANLKSECDLWNLMVKEMWAGRKMADDHKDPQYMQQALTNVLLMDALVGCLQSQKAIFAASKLAYFDRMKLEVPMMVPKTTSETLKHKINPSLDQISPQGVDVLLYTPGQLSSDPDGDGNPKLWCALNDGKVVVFDAASWSMQQNCIQVGVSQLNCMLGMDLHQVWIGSQDSTIYIINARSMSCHKQLTEHHSEVTDFALEERSDKYSPMQAYSCSIDGMIIIWDVSTLQVKKQFRLTCDRLQSIQLSSGTLWCCARDCVVELRKNGVVHRRVSLPEQLQSKPAGFSGFTFLTEKDQVWTGCADVAELCIWDTRDLSKPYQRIPLADCKGVTCMIRVKNQIWVGCQGLSYGKVRGKIYVVDMERLSVEKELVAHTDSVQALCSAEDRYVLSGSASEDGKIAIWKVE from the exons ATGGCAGAGAATCTTCCGGCTGGGTTGCTGGAAGCTTGTGTGGTCATTGGAGCTGACAGCGATAAGCTGAAACAAGTTTACCAG GAAAGGGAGTTCCCGGTGGTAGATGCAGAAGTCCTGCAGGTGCATGCTCCCCCCTTTGTGGTGAAGGAGGCTGCAGGGGCGGCCCCGGGGCCCAACACTATCAGCAGGGTCCAGCGACGCCGCTCCTTCAtcaagaggaagagggagagacacaggggaCCTCCAGGCGAAGAAGATGACGTCAAAAACGGCGAAGGCGACACCAACAACATCAGCGTTCCAACGGACATTGACCTCGTGGCCCTGCCCCAGCTCTGCTTCCCTG GAGGCCTTCAGATATCAAATGACTCAAGAGAAGACTGCTTCCATTTCCTGGTTTTCACTGATGTATTTGGCAACCAGACACATGGGGTGGTGGTTCAGTATTACCGGCCTGTACAG TTCTCCAAAGACAGTACGCTGCAACAAAATGGAGACTGGCCTTCGTCAAAGTCGCCAAGACTATACAGCCCTTTTGGGATCTGTGTCATATCCAAGTATCCTTACTACAATGCCCTCAGGGACTGCCTCTCATG CCTGCTAGTGCAGCTGAGAACGTGTCGCACGATGGACTTCGAGGAGCAGGTGAAGGAGTTCGCCTCCAGGCTGGCGCTGGTGCCCATACCGCCTCCGGGACAGCTCCACGTG GCGTTTGGCCTCCGGCCCCTGCAGATTGTGCTGCCCTCCAGAGAAGACAAAGATAGCCCTGCTGTGGACCTGGATCTCCACCTGCCCTTCCTGTGTTTCAAACCCAGACAGCTTTTACAG atCGTCACCTGCATCATGACGGAGCAGCGGGTGGTGTTCTTCTCCTCGGACTGGGCCCTGCTCACGCTCATGGCCGAGTGCTTCATGCTGTACATCCGCCCGCTGCTCTGGCAGCACCCGTACGTGCCCATCCTCTCCAGCCAGATGCTGGACTTCCTGATGGCCCCCACTGCCTTCCTCATGGGCTGCCACCTGCACAACTTTGAGGCTGCCACG GAAATGGAGGACCTGGTTTTGATCAACATCGATGATGGAACGGTGTCGTACTCCGGTTCTGATGATGACAACATCCCGGAAATGCCGCTGGAAGCTACAGAGTGTTTCATAAAACG gagggaggggcttCGGGTGCACTATGACCTGGAAGTCTGTCGCCTGGGGGCCAGCACAGACCTTAACGAGCTGCGGTCACAGAGGAGGCAGTGGCAAGAGAAGCTCAACAGAGAAATCCAGGCTATCATGCTAGAGCTAATTGTCAACATCTTCAG GGAAGTCCATGATCATCTCAATTATGAACACAGAGTGTTTAACAGTGAGGAGTTCCTGAGGTCCAGGGAACCCAAGGATCAGCAATTTTATAAACAG GTTTTGGACACGCACATATTTCATTCCTTTCTGAAAGACCGTCTGAACAGGAAGATGGATTCTTTCACACGCATGGAGCTGACCACTCGCTCAGAGGCACAGAG GATGAAGTTATCGAACGACAGCCCCCGCAGACCTACCATGCAGGAGATGGCCCGCAAGCACTCCCTCCCCGAGCATCGAATGAGCAAACGCCTGGGCCCGAGCCTGCCCAGTCTGGGGCCGGAGAATCTGCTCGGACCGCCCTACACGCAAGCCACGCTACAGAAACTCATCCTGGAGAGCG GGTCCCTGAAGGTTTCGAGAACTATTAAAACCTTCAAGCTCCCAGAGTTTCCCCCGCCGCTGGCATATCAGTACGTTCAGAACTACTACGCCGAGCTCATCGGCCTGCTGGGGAAGGCCATCGCCTCCGTGCCTCCGGAAAATTCCACCCTGCTGGCCAGGTACTACTACCTGCGTGGCTTCATGAACACCGTGGGCGGGAAGCCGGTGGACGCCCTGGCCGACTTCCAGACCCTGTGTAAGACGGACATGGACATCTTCCCCGGCGAGCTGGTGAAGGAGCTGGCCAACGCGCTGTCTCAGAGGGAGCGCGAGCAGGCGGAGCGGCAGCCTGAGATCAGGCGCCTCCTCAGCAAGGTGAAGAAGGAGCAGGACGGCGAGCGGGGGCGCCGCGACGACGGCGTCAAGAAGTTCCAGCTGCCCACCACGCACATGCGCCTGGAGGACTTCGTGAAGCGCGTCCAAGAGTCCGGGATAGTCAGGGATATCGGCACCATTAACCGCCTTTTTGAGGCGTTGACTGTAG GTCAGCTGAAGCAGGTTGACCCGGAAGTGTTCCGCCTCTTTTACACCTTTTGGAAGGAGACCGAGGCAGAGGCACAGGACGTGCACCTGCCCGCCAGCGTCATACAGCACCTGGACACCAACGAGTGCGTGTATAAGCTGTCCTGCTCCATCAAGACCAGCCAGGGAGTGGGAAAGATCGCCATGACGCAGAAGAGGCTCTTCCTGCTTACCGAGGGCCGGCTGGGCTATGTGGAGATCACCAAGTTCCGAGATCTTGAG GAGGTGAAAATATCCTCTGCGCCCTTCCTGCTGCTGAGGATACCCTCACTGAAGATCAAGTGTCAGTTGAAGAAGGAGATGTTCGAGGCCAACCTCAAGTCTGAGTGCGACCTCTGGAACCTGATGGTCAAGGAGATGTGGGCCGGGAGGAAGATGGCCGACGATCACAAG GACCCACAGTACATGCAGCAGGCCTTGACCAATGTGCTTCTCATGGACGCTCTGGTTGGCTGCCTGCAGTCACAGAAGGCCATCTTCGCCGCCTCTAAGCTGGCGTACTTTGACAGGATGAAGCTGGAAG TACCTATGATGGTGCCAAAAACGACATCTGAGACGCTGAAGCACAAGATAAACCCCTCCCTGGACCAAATCTCCCCACAGGGCGTGGACGTCTTGCTCTACACACCTG GTCAGCTGAGCTCCGACCCGGATGGGGACGGGAACCCCAAGCTGTGGTGCGCACTGAATGATGGGAAGGTGGTGGTGTTCGATGCAGCCAGCTGGTCCATGCAGCAGAACTGCATTCAAGTGGGGGTTTCCCAACTG aattgcatgctgggaatggACCTGCATCAGGTATGGATTGGCTCCCAGGACTCGACAATTTACATCATCAATGCCCGCAGCATGTCCTGCCACAAGCAGCTGACGGAGCACCACAGTGAGGTCACAGACTTCGccctggaggagaggagtgacAAATACAG CCCAATGCAGGCTTACTCCTGCAGTATAGATGGGATGATTATAATCTGGGACGTGTCCACACTCCAAGTGAAGAAGCAGTTTCGGCTGACCTGCGACAGGCTGCAGTCCATTCAGCTCTCCAGCGGAACACTGTGGTGCT GTGCCAGAGACTGCGTCGTGGAGCTGAGGAAGAACGGAGTGGTGCATCGGAGGGTGTCTCTTCCGGAACAACTCCAGAGCAAGCCCGCTGGGTTCAGCGGCTTCACCTTCCTCACTGAG AAGGACCAGGTGTGGACCGGCTGTGCAGATGTGGCAGAGCTGTGCATATGGGACACCAGGGACCTGTCCAAACCTTACCAGAGGATTCCGCTGGCAGACTGCAAGGGCGTCACCTGCATGATCAGAGTCAAGAACCAG ATCTGGGTGGGCTGCCAGGGATTGAGCTACGGGAAGGTGCGGGGGAAGATCTACGTGGTGGACATGGAGCGGCTGAGCGTGGAGAAGGAGCTTGTCGCGCACACAGACAGCGTGCAGGCCCTGTGCTCGGCCGAGGACCGCTACGTCCTCAGCGGCTCCGCCAGCGAAGATGGCAAAATTGCCATCTGGAAGGTGGAATAA
- the dennd3a gene encoding DENN domain-containing protein 3 isoform X1 has product MAENLPAGLLEACVVIGADSDKLKQVYQEREFPVVDAEVLQVHAPPFVVKEAAGAAPGPNTISRVQRRRSFIKRKRERHRGPPGEEDDVKNGEGDTNNISVPTDIDLVALPQLCFPGGLQISNDSREDCFHFLVFTDVFGNQTHGVVVQYYRPVQFSKDSTLQQNGDWPSSKSPRLYSPFGICVISKYPYYNALRDCLSCLLVQLRTCRTMDFEEQVKEFASRLALVPIPPPGQLHVAFGLRPLQIVLPSREDKDSPAVDLDLHLPFLCFKPRQLLQIVTCIMTEQRVVFFSSDWALLTLMAECFMLYIRPLLWQHPYVPILSSQMLDFLMAPTAFLMGCHLHNFEAATEMEDLVLINIDDGTVSYSGSDDDNIPEMPLEATECFIKRREGLRVHYDLEVCRLGASTDLNELRSQRRQWQEKLNREIQAIMLELIVNIFREVHDHLNYEHRVFNSEEFLRSREPKDQQFYKQVLDTHIFHSFLKDRLNRKMDSFTRMELTTRSEAQRMKLSNDSPRRPTMQEMARKHSLPEHRMSKRLGPSLPSLGPENLLGPPYTQATLQKLILESGSLKVSRTIKTFKLPEFPPPLAYQYVQNYYAELIGLLGKAIASVPPENSTLLARYYYLRGFMNTVGGKPVDALADFQTLCKTDMDIFPGELVKELANALSQREREQAERQPEIRRLLSKVKKEQDGERGRRDDGVKKFQLPTTHMRLEDFVKRVQESGIVRDIGTINRLFEALTVESFKGCLGGQGADTTMAPSSKSVFYIDSCLDGQLKQVDPEVFRLFYTFWKETEAEAQDVHLPASVIQHLDTNECVYKLSCSIKTSQGVGKIAMTQKRLFLLTEGRLGYVEITKFRDLEEVKISSAPFLLLRIPSLKIKCQLKKEMFEANLKSECDLWNLMVKEMWAGRKMADDHKDPQYMQQALTNVLLMDALVGCLQSQKAIFAASKLAYFDRMKLEVPMMVPKTTSETLKHKINPSLDQISPQGVDVLLYTPGQLSSDPDGDGNPKLWCALNDGKVVVFDAASWSMQQNCIQVGVSQLNCMLGMDLHQVWIGSQDSTIYIINARSMSCHKQLTEHHSEVTDFALEERSDKYSPMQAYSCSIDGMIIIWDVSTLQVKKQFRLTCDRLQSIQLSSGTLWCCARDCVVELRKNGVVHRRVSLPEQLQSKPAGFSGFTFLTEKDQVWTGCADVAELCIWDTRDLSKPYQRIPLADCKGVTCMIRVKNQIWVGCQGLSYGKVRGKIYVVDMERLSVEKELVAHTDSVQALCSAEDRYVLSGSASEDGKIAIWKVE; this is encoded by the exons ATGGCAGAGAATCTTCCGGCTGGGTTGCTGGAAGCTTGTGTGGTCATTGGAGCTGACAGCGATAAGCTGAAACAAGTTTACCAG GAAAGGGAGTTCCCGGTGGTAGATGCAGAAGTCCTGCAGGTGCATGCTCCCCCCTTTGTGGTGAAGGAGGCTGCAGGGGCGGCCCCGGGGCCCAACACTATCAGCAGGGTCCAGCGACGCCGCTCCTTCAtcaagaggaagagggagagacacaggggaCCTCCAGGCGAAGAAGATGACGTCAAAAACGGCGAAGGCGACACCAACAACATCAGCGTTCCAACGGACATTGACCTCGTGGCCCTGCCCCAGCTCTGCTTCCCTG GAGGCCTTCAGATATCAAATGACTCAAGAGAAGACTGCTTCCATTTCCTGGTTTTCACTGATGTATTTGGCAACCAGACACATGGGGTGGTGGTTCAGTATTACCGGCCTGTACAG TTCTCCAAAGACAGTACGCTGCAACAAAATGGAGACTGGCCTTCGTCAAAGTCGCCAAGACTATACAGCCCTTTTGGGATCTGTGTCATATCCAAGTATCCTTACTACAATGCCCTCAGGGACTGCCTCTCATG CCTGCTAGTGCAGCTGAGAACGTGTCGCACGATGGACTTCGAGGAGCAGGTGAAGGAGTTCGCCTCCAGGCTGGCGCTGGTGCCCATACCGCCTCCGGGACAGCTCCACGTG GCGTTTGGCCTCCGGCCCCTGCAGATTGTGCTGCCCTCCAGAGAAGACAAAGATAGCCCTGCTGTGGACCTGGATCTCCACCTGCCCTTCCTGTGTTTCAAACCCAGACAGCTTTTACAG atCGTCACCTGCATCATGACGGAGCAGCGGGTGGTGTTCTTCTCCTCGGACTGGGCCCTGCTCACGCTCATGGCCGAGTGCTTCATGCTGTACATCCGCCCGCTGCTCTGGCAGCACCCGTACGTGCCCATCCTCTCCAGCCAGATGCTGGACTTCCTGATGGCCCCCACTGCCTTCCTCATGGGCTGCCACCTGCACAACTTTGAGGCTGCCACG GAAATGGAGGACCTGGTTTTGATCAACATCGATGATGGAACGGTGTCGTACTCCGGTTCTGATGATGACAACATCCCGGAAATGCCGCTGGAAGCTACAGAGTGTTTCATAAAACG gagggaggggcttCGGGTGCACTATGACCTGGAAGTCTGTCGCCTGGGGGCCAGCACAGACCTTAACGAGCTGCGGTCACAGAGGAGGCAGTGGCAAGAGAAGCTCAACAGAGAAATCCAGGCTATCATGCTAGAGCTAATTGTCAACATCTTCAG GGAAGTCCATGATCATCTCAATTATGAACACAGAGTGTTTAACAGTGAGGAGTTCCTGAGGTCCAGGGAACCCAAGGATCAGCAATTTTATAAACAG GTTTTGGACACGCACATATTTCATTCCTTTCTGAAAGACCGTCTGAACAGGAAGATGGATTCTTTCACACGCATGGAGCTGACCACTCGCTCAGAGGCACAGAG GATGAAGTTATCGAACGACAGCCCCCGCAGACCTACCATGCAGGAGATGGCCCGCAAGCACTCCCTCCCCGAGCATCGAATGAGCAAACGCCTGGGCCCGAGCCTGCCCAGTCTGGGGCCGGAGAATCTGCTCGGACCGCCCTACACGCAAGCCACGCTACAGAAACTCATCCTGGAGAGCG GGTCCCTGAAGGTTTCGAGAACTATTAAAACCTTCAAGCTCCCAGAGTTTCCCCCGCCGCTGGCATATCAGTACGTTCAGAACTACTACGCCGAGCTCATCGGCCTGCTGGGGAAGGCCATCGCCTCCGTGCCTCCGGAAAATTCCACCCTGCTGGCCAGGTACTACTACCTGCGTGGCTTCATGAACACCGTGGGCGGGAAGCCGGTGGACGCCCTGGCCGACTTCCAGACCCTGTGTAAGACGGACATGGACATCTTCCCCGGCGAGCTGGTGAAGGAGCTGGCCAACGCGCTGTCTCAGAGGGAGCGCGAGCAGGCGGAGCGGCAGCCTGAGATCAGGCGCCTCCTCAGCAAGGTGAAGAAGGAGCAGGACGGCGAGCGGGGGCGCCGCGACGACGGCGTCAAGAAGTTCCAGCTGCCCACCACGCACATGCGCCTGGAGGACTTCGTGAAGCGCGTCCAAGAGTCCGGGATAGTCAGGGATATCGGCACCATTAACCGCCTTTTTGAGGCGTTGACTGTAG AATCATTTAAGGGTTGCTTGGGTGGGCAAGGTGCGGACACAACAATGGCGCCTTCTTCCAAGTCTGTGTTTTACATTGATTCCTGTCTTGATG GTCAGCTGAAGCAGGTTGACCCGGAAGTGTTCCGCCTCTTTTACACCTTTTGGAAGGAGACCGAGGCAGAGGCACAGGACGTGCACCTGCCCGCCAGCGTCATACAGCACCTGGACACCAACGAGTGCGTGTATAAGCTGTCCTGCTCCATCAAGACCAGCCAGGGAGTGGGAAAGATCGCCATGACGCAGAAGAGGCTCTTCCTGCTTACCGAGGGCCGGCTGGGCTATGTGGAGATCACCAAGTTCCGAGATCTTGAG GAGGTGAAAATATCCTCTGCGCCCTTCCTGCTGCTGAGGATACCCTCACTGAAGATCAAGTGTCAGTTGAAGAAGGAGATGTTCGAGGCCAACCTCAAGTCTGAGTGCGACCTCTGGAACCTGATGGTCAAGGAGATGTGGGCCGGGAGGAAGATGGCCGACGATCACAAG GACCCACAGTACATGCAGCAGGCCTTGACCAATGTGCTTCTCATGGACGCTCTGGTTGGCTGCCTGCAGTCACAGAAGGCCATCTTCGCCGCCTCTAAGCTGGCGTACTTTGACAGGATGAAGCTGGAAG TACCTATGATGGTGCCAAAAACGACATCTGAGACGCTGAAGCACAAGATAAACCCCTCCCTGGACCAAATCTCCCCACAGGGCGTGGACGTCTTGCTCTACACACCTG GTCAGCTGAGCTCCGACCCGGATGGGGACGGGAACCCCAAGCTGTGGTGCGCACTGAATGATGGGAAGGTGGTGGTGTTCGATGCAGCCAGCTGGTCCATGCAGCAGAACTGCATTCAAGTGGGGGTTTCCCAACTG aattgcatgctgggaatggACCTGCATCAGGTATGGATTGGCTCCCAGGACTCGACAATTTACATCATCAATGCCCGCAGCATGTCCTGCCACAAGCAGCTGACGGAGCACCACAGTGAGGTCACAGACTTCGccctggaggagaggagtgacAAATACAG CCCAATGCAGGCTTACTCCTGCAGTATAGATGGGATGATTATAATCTGGGACGTGTCCACACTCCAAGTGAAGAAGCAGTTTCGGCTGACCTGCGACAGGCTGCAGTCCATTCAGCTCTCCAGCGGAACACTGTGGTGCT GTGCCAGAGACTGCGTCGTGGAGCTGAGGAAGAACGGAGTGGTGCATCGGAGGGTGTCTCTTCCGGAACAACTCCAGAGCAAGCCCGCTGGGTTCAGCGGCTTCACCTTCCTCACTGAG AAGGACCAGGTGTGGACCGGCTGTGCAGATGTGGCAGAGCTGTGCATATGGGACACCAGGGACCTGTCCAAACCTTACCAGAGGATTCCGCTGGCAGACTGCAAGGGCGTCACCTGCATGATCAGAGTCAAGAACCAG ATCTGGGTGGGCTGCCAGGGATTGAGCTACGGGAAGGTGCGGGGGAAGATCTACGTGGTGGACATGGAGCGGCTGAGCGTGGAGAAGGAGCTTGTCGCGCACACAGACAGCGTGCAGGCCCTGTGCTCGGCCGAGGACCGCTACGTCCTCAGCGGCTCCGCCAGCGAAGATGGCAAAATTGCCATCTGGAAGGTGGAATAA
- the dennd3a gene encoding DENN domain-containing protein 3 isoform X3 gives MAENLPAGLLEACVVIGADSDKLKQVYQEREFPVVDAEVLQVHAPPFVVKEAAGAAPGPNTISRVQRRRSFIKRKRERHRGPPGEEDDVKNGEGDTNNISVPTDIDLVALPQLCFPGGLQISNDSREDCFHFLVFTDVFGNQTHGVVVQYYRPVQFSKDSTLQQNGDWPSSKSPRLYSPFGICVISKYPYYNALRDCLSCLLVQLRTCRTMDFEEQVKEFASRLALVPIPPPGQLHVAFGLRPLQIVLPSREDKDSPAVDLDLHLPFLCFKPRQLLQIVTCIMTEQRVVFFSSDWALLTLMAECFMLYIRPLLWQHPYVPILSSQMLDFLMAPTAFLMGCHLHNFEAATEMEDLVLINIDDGTVSYSGSDDDNIPEMPLEATECFIKRREGLRVHYDLEVCRLGASTDLNELRSQRRQWQEKLNREIQAIMLELIVNIFREVHDHLNYEHRVFNSEEFLRSREPKDQQFYKQVLDTHIFHSFLKDRLNRKMDSFTRMELTTRSEAQRMKLSNDSPRRPTMQEMARKHSLPEHRMSKRLGPSLPSLGPENLLGPPYTQATLQKLILESGSLKVSRTIKTFKLPEFPPPLAYQYVQNYYAELIGLLGKAIASVPPENSTLLARYYYLRGFMNTVGGKPVDALADFQTLCKTDMDIFPGELVKELANALSQREREQAERQPEIRRLLSKVKKEQDGERGRRDDGVKKFQLPTTHMRLEDFVKRVQESGIVRDIGTINRLFEALTVESFKGCLGGQGADTTMAPSSKSVFYIDSCLDGQLKQVDPEVFRLFYTFWKETEAEAQDVHLPASVIQHLDTNECVYKLSCSIKTSQGVGKIAMTQKRLFLLTEGRLGYVEITKFRDLEEVKISSAPFLLLRIPSLKIKCQLKKEMFEANLKSECDLWNLMVKEMWAGRKMADDHKDPQYMQQALTNVLLMDALVGCLQSQKAIFAASKLAYFDRMKLEVPMMVPKTTSETLKHKINPSLDQISPQGVDVLLYTPGQLSSDPDGDGNPKLWCALNDGKVVVFDAASWSMQQNCIQVGVSQLNCMLGMDLHQVWIGSQDSTIYIINARSMSCHKQLTEHHSEVTDFALEERSDKYSPMQAYSCSIDGMIIIWDVSTLQVKKQFRLTCDRLQSIQLSSGTLWC, from the exons ATGGCAGAGAATCTTCCGGCTGGGTTGCTGGAAGCTTGTGTGGTCATTGGAGCTGACAGCGATAAGCTGAAACAAGTTTACCAG GAAAGGGAGTTCCCGGTGGTAGATGCAGAAGTCCTGCAGGTGCATGCTCCCCCCTTTGTGGTGAAGGAGGCTGCAGGGGCGGCCCCGGGGCCCAACACTATCAGCAGGGTCCAGCGACGCCGCTCCTTCAtcaagaggaagagggagagacacaggggaCCTCCAGGCGAAGAAGATGACGTCAAAAACGGCGAAGGCGACACCAACAACATCAGCGTTCCAACGGACATTGACCTCGTGGCCCTGCCCCAGCTCTGCTTCCCTG GAGGCCTTCAGATATCAAATGACTCAAGAGAAGACTGCTTCCATTTCCTGGTTTTCACTGATGTATTTGGCAACCAGACACATGGGGTGGTGGTTCAGTATTACCGGCCTGTACAG TTCTCCAAAGACAGTACGCTGCAACAAAATGGAGACTGGCCTTCGTCAAAGTCGCCAAGACTATACAGCCCTTTTGGGATCTGTGTCATATCCAAGTATCCTTACTACAATGCCCTCAGGGACTGCCTCTCATG CCTGCTAGTGCAGCTGAGAACGTGTCGCACGATGGACTTCGAGGAGCAGGTGAAGGAGTTCGCCTCCAGGCTGGCGCTGGTGCCCATACCGCCTCCGGGACAGCTCCACGTG GCGTTTGGCCTCCGGCCCCTGCAGATTGTGCTGCCCTCCAGAGAAGACAAAGATAGCCCTGCTGTGGACCTGGATCTCCACCTGCCCTTCCTGTGTTTCAAACCCAGACAGCTTTTACAG atCGTCACCTGCATCATGACGGAGCAGCGGGTGGTGTTCTTCTCCTCGGACTGGGCCCTGCTCACGCTCATGGCCGAGTGCTTCATGCTGTACATCCGCCCGCTGCTCTGGCAGCACCCGTACGTGCCCATCCTCTCCAGCCAGATGCTGGACTTCCTGATGGCCCCCACTGCCTTCCTCATGGGCTGCCACCTGCACAACTTTGAGGCTGCCACG GAAATGGAGGACCTGGTTTTGATCAACATCGATGATGGAACGGTGTCGTACTCCGGTTCTGATGATGACAACATCCCGGAAATGCCGCTGGAAGCTACAGAGTGTTTCATAAAACG gagggaggggcttCGGGTGCACTATGACCTGGAAGTCTGTCGCCTGGGGGCCAGCACAGACCTTAACGAGCTGCGGTCACAGAGGAGGCAGTGGCAAGAGAAGCTCAACAGAGAAATCCAGGCTATCATGCTAGAGCTAATTGTCAACATCTTCAG GGAAGTCCATGATCATCTCAATTATGAACACAGAGTGTTTAACAGTGAGGAGTTCCTGAGGTCCAGGGAACCCAAGGATCAGCAATTTTATAAACAG GTTTTGGACACGCACATATTTCATTCCTTTCTGAAAGACCGTCTGAACAGGAAGATGGATTCTTTCACACGCATGGAGCTGACCACTCGCTCAGAGGCACAGAG GATGAAGTTATCGAACGACAGCCCCCGCAGACCTACCATGCAGGAGATGGCCCGCAAGCACTCCCTCCCCGAGCATCGAATGAGCAAACGCCTGGGCCCGAGCCTGCCCAGTCTGGGGCCGGAGAATCTGCTCGGACCGCCCTACACGCAAGCCACGCTACAGAAACTCATCCTGGAGAGCG GGTCCCTGAAGGTTTCGAGAACTATTAAAACCTTCAAGCTCCCAGAGTTTCCCCCGCCGCTGGCATATCAGTACGTTCAGAACTACTACGCCGAGCTCATCGGCCTGCTGGGGAAGGCCATCGCCTCCGTGCCTCCGGAAAATTCCACCCTGCTGGCCAGGTACTACTACCTGCGTGGCTTCATGAACACCGTGGGCGGGAAGCCGGTGGACGCCCTGGCCGACTTCCAGACCCTGTGTAAGACGGACATGGACATCTTCCCCGGCGAGCTGGTGAAGGAGCTGGCCAACGCGCTGTCTCAGAGGGAGCGCGAGCAGGCGGAGCGGCAGCCTGAGATCAGGCGCCTCCTCAGCAAGGTGAAGAAGGAGCAGGACGGCGAGCGGGGGCGCCGCGACGACGGCGTCAAGAAGTTCCAGCTGCCCACCACGCACATGCGCCTGGAGGACTTCGTGAAGCGCGTCCAAGAGTCCGGGATAGTCAGGGATATCGGCACCATTAACCGCCTTTTTGAGGCGTTGACTGTAG AATCATTTAAGGGTTGCTTGGGTGGGCAAGGTGCGGACACAACAATGGCGCCTTCTTCCAAGTCTGTGTTTTACATTGATTCCTGTCTTGATG GTCAGCTGAAGCAGGTTGACCCGGAAGTGTTCCGCCTCTTTTACACCTTTTGGAAGGAGACCGAGGCAGAGGCACAGGACGTGCACCTGCCCGCCAGCGTCATACAGCACCTGGACACCAACGAGTGCGTGTATAAGCTGTCCTGCTCCATCAAGACCAGCCAGGGAGTGGGAAAGATCGCCATGACGCAGAAGAGGCTCTTCCTGCTTACCGAGGGCCGGCTGGGCTATGTGGAGATCACCAAGTTCCGAGATCTTGAG GAGGTGAAAATATCCTCTGCGCCCTTCCTGCTGCTGAGGATACCCTCACTGAAGATCAAGTGTCAGTTGAAGAAGGAGATGTTCGAGGCCAACCTCAAGTCTGAGTGCGACCTCTGGAACCTGATGGTCAAGGAGATGTGGGCCGGGAGGAAGATGGCCGACGATCACAAG GACCCACAGTACATGCAGCAGGCCTTGACCAATGTGCTTCTCATGGACGCTCTGGTTGGCTGCCTGCAGTCACAGAAGGCCATCTTCGCCGCCTCTAAGCTGGCGTACTTTGACAGGATGAAGCTGGAAG TACCTATGATGGTGCCAAAAACGACATCTGAGACGCTGAAGCACAAGATAAACCCCTCCCTGGACCAAATCTCCCCACAGGGCGTGGACGTCTTGCTCTACACACCTG GTCAGCTGAGCTCCGACCCGGATGGGGACGGGAACCCCAAGCTGTGGTGCGCACTGAATGATGGGAAGGTGGTGGTGTTCGATGCAGCCAGCTGGTCCATGCAGCAGAACTGCATTCAAGTGGGGGTTTCCCAACTG aattgcatgctgggaatggACCTGCATCAGGTATGGATTGGCTCCCAGGACTCGACAATTTACATCATCAATGCCCGCAGCATGTCCTGCCACAAGCAGCTGACGGAGCACCACAGTGAGGTCACAGACTTCGccctggaggagaggagtgacAAATACAG CCCAATGCAGGCTTACTCCTGCAGTATAGATGGGATGATTATAATCTGGGACGTGTCCACACTCCAAGTGAAGAAGCAGTTTCGGCTGACCTGCGACAGGCTGCAGTCCATTCAGCTCTCCAGCGGAACACTGTGGTGCT AA